One genomic segment of Sminthopsis crassicaudata isolate SCR6 chromosome 4, ASM4859323v1, whole genome shotgun sequence includes these proteins:
- the SPDEF gene encoding SAM pointed domain-containing Ets transcription factor isoform X1, with translation MGSASPGLSTPPSARLLLPDTGLRNSLEKGSGVERRVWSPSPPATPEQGLSAFYLSYFDMLYPEEDTWGGKGPADEGPEEVPKEPEQCPIIDSQAQGAGLDYSPGNLTLEEHSLEQVQSMVVGEVLKDIETACKLLNITADPSDWSPGNVQKWLLWTEHQYRLPPVGKAFQELGGKELCAMSEEQFRQRSPLCGDILHAHLDIWKSGWCLCDSHEALPSATATWMKEKASGALHVCAVGSEEPWNDSEVDSSCSGQPIHLWQFLKELLLKPHSYGRFIRWLNKEKGIFKIEDSAQVARLWGIRKNRPAMNYDKLSRSIRQYYKKGIIRKPDISQRLVYQFVHPV, from the exons ATGGGCAGCGCCAGCCCCGGCCTGAGTACCCCGCCATCAGCCCGCCTCCTCTTGCCTGATACAGGGCTGCGGAACAGCTTGGAAAAGGGGTCAGGGGTTGAGAGGAGAGTCTGGAGCCCCAGCCCCCCTGCCACACCTGAGCAGGGTTTGTCGGCCTTCTACCTCTCCTATTTTGATATGCTCTACCCTGAAGAGGATACCTGGGGGGGAAAGGGTCCGGCGGACGAGGGCCCGGAGGAAGTCCCCAAGGAGCCAGAGCAGTGCCCCATCATCGACAGCCAGGCCCAGGGGGCTGGTCTAGACTATTCCCCAGGCAACCTGACCCTGGAGGAGCATTCACTGGAACAAGTACAGTCCATGGTGGTCGGGGAGGTGCTAAAAGACATCGAGACTGCCTGCAAGCTTCTCAACATCACCGCAG ACCCCAGTGACTGGAGTCCCGGGAATGTGCAGAAGTGGCTGCTTTGGACAGAGCACCAGTATCGGCTGCCTCCAGTGGGCAAAGCCTTCCAAGAACTGGGGGGCAAGGAGCTATGTGCCATGTCTGAAGAGCAGTTCCGGCAGCGCTCACCCCTCTGTGGAGATATTCTGCATGCCCACTTGGATATCTGGAAATCAG GCTGGTGTCTCTGTGATTCTCATGAAGCCCTTCCTTCTGCTACAGCCACCTGGATGAAAGAAAAAGCCTCTGGAGCTCTGCATGTTTGTG CTGTAGGGAGTGAGGAGCCTTGGAATGACAGTGAAGTGGACTCCTCCTGCTCTGGCCAGCCTATCCATCTTTGGCAGTTCCTCAAAGAGCTACTACTCAAACCTCACAGCTACGGCCGCTTCATCCGATGGCTCAATAAGGAGAAAG GCATTTTCAAGATTGAGGACTCAGCCCAGGTGGCCCGGCTGTGGGGCATCCGCAAAAATCGTCCGGCCATGAACTATGACAAGCTGAGCCGTTCCATCCGCCAGTATTACAAGAAAGGAATCATTCGCAAACCCGACATCTCCCAGCGACTGGTTTATCAGTTTGTGCATCCTGTTTGA
- the SPDEF gene encoding SAM pointed domain-containing Ets transcription factor isoform X2 has translation MGSASPGLSTPPSARLLLPDTGLRNSLEKGSGVERRVWSPSPPATPEQGLSAFYLSYFDMLYPEEDTWGGKGPADEGPEEVPKEPEQCPIIDSQAQGAGLDYSPGNLTLEEHSLEQVQSMVVGEVLKDIETACKLLNITADPSDWSPGNVQKWLLWTEHQYRLPPVGKAFQELGGKELCAMSEEQFRQRSPLCGDILHAHLDIWKSATWMKEKASGALHVCAVGSEEPWNDSEVDSSCSGQPIHLWQFLKELLLKPHSYGRFIRWLNKEKGIFKIEDSAQVARLWGIRKNRPAMNYDKLSRSIRQYYKKGIIRKPDISQRLVYQFVHPV, from the exons ATGGGCAGCGCCAGCCCCGGCCTGAGTACCCCGCCATCAGCCCGCCTCCTCTTGCCTGATACAGGGCTGCGGAACAGCTTGGAAAAGGGGTCAGGGGTTGAGAGGAGAGTCTGGAGCCCCAGCCCCCCTGCCACACCTGAGCAGGGTTTGTCGGCCTTCTACCTCTCCTATTTTGATATGCTCTACCCTGAAGAGGATACCTGGGGGGGAAAGGGTCCGGCGGACGAGGGCCCGGAGGAAGTCCCCAAGGAGCCAGAGCAGTGCCCCATCATCGACAGCCAGGCCCAGGGGGCTGGTCTAGACTATTCCCCAGGCAACCTGACCCTGGAGGAGCATTCACTGGAACAAGTACAGTCCATGGTGGTCGGGGAGGTGCTAAAAGACATCGAGACTGCCTGCAAGCTTCTCAACATCACCGCAG ACCCCAGTGACTGGAGTCCCGGGAATGTGCAGAAGTGGCTGCTTTGGACAGAGCACCAGTATCGGCTGCCTCCAGTGGGCAAAGCCTTCCAAGAACTGGGGGGCAAGGAGCTATGTGCCATGTCTGAAGAGCAGTTCCGGCAGCGCTCACCCCTCTGTGGAGATATTCTGCATGCCCACTTGGATATCTGGAAATCAG CCACCTGGATGAAAGAAAAAGCCTCTGGAGCTCTGCATGTTTGTG CTGTAGGGAGTGAGGAGCCTTGGAATGACAGTGAAGTGGACTCCTCCTGCTCTGGCCAGCCTATCCATCTTTGGCAGTTCCTCAAAGAGCTACTACTCAAACCTCACAGCTACGGCCGCTTCATCCGATGGCTCAATAAGGAGAAAG GCATTTTCAAGATTGAGGACTCAGCCCAGGTGGCCCGGCTGTGGGGCATCCGCAAAAATCGTCCGGCCATGAACTATGACAAGCTGAGCCGTTCCATCCGCCAGTATTACAAGAAAGGAATCATTCGCAAACCCGACATCTCCCAGCGACTGGTTTATCAGTTTGTGCATCCTGTTTGA